A part of Larkinella insperata genomic DNA contains:
- a CDS encoding SusC/RagA family TonB-linked outer membrane protein, whose product MKRRDFYQPGPAFILLIALVLSTFGPLAAQDNREIQGTVREKVGQVALPGVNVVIKGTSRGTSTNAEGGFSLNAKPEDVLIFSFIGYVSQEVAVGNQTTINIELNTDVQALNEIVVTGYSAQRKKDITGSVAIVDMKAVKSVPAGSAVQALQGQASGVNVISSGVPGANSRIFVRGVTSFGDTQPLVIVDGIQADLNNISADDVESIQVLKDAGAAAIYGVRGANGVIVVTTKKGKSGRPTVTYDAYYGTQRPLPGNPFDLLNAQDFMKVVQIATPNNPIFANGMPDYLYAGPGVAGVAKAGDPAVDPAKYSFDPINTANNYLIQQVNKTGTDWFHELFKPAPMTNHTLTASGGTEKSNYLFSFNYINQQGTLIETYLKRYSARINTGFKIGDHIRIGENANVYYRQSPSFGNQAEFGNLSAVYKMMPIIPVYDIRGNYGGTFAGPSLGSNQNPVAMQHRTRNNRDHSWNIVGNMYAEVDFLKHFTARTSFGGTVTNAYNQAFSFTQYDNKQGNSSPNSYSESSSYSSTLMWTNTLNYSNLFGKHNLQVLAGSEIVKNTGRGVGGSSQGFFATDYNYLVLGNGTAGVTNFSNAFVNSLYSLFARVDYAFDDKYLVGATIRRDGSSRFGSDMRFGVFPSVSLGWRVTGEPFMKDISWLNELKLRGSYGVLGSQNNVSPENAFSLYGGGYGNAYYDIGGTSNSVRQGFIQTRIGNSRTGWEENVVSNVGFDATFLNNKLDVSVEYYRKSVNGLLFTQPLPATVGGATAPVVNIGDIRNTGLDASVTFRGRIANDLQFSVGTNITTYKNVAVEIPNPGYFDVASLQGMGTLVRNQKGQPVSSFYGYDVMGLFNSEQEVAEAPAQSGAAPGRFRYRDVNGDGAITPEDRTFLGSPNPDFTYGLNLGLNYKGFDFSTIFYGSQGNEIINTIRSYTHFYAGYIGNKSNVLLNAWTPENTNTTVPKIETGTSLSTSGALNSYFVEDGSYLRLRSLILGYTLKPSGLQKVGINKLRVYGQAANLFTITNYTGLDPELGGSSSNFGIDYGNYPNNQRTFLLGVNLSF is encoded by the coding sequence ATGAAAAGAAGAGACTTTTACCAGCCAGGACCGGCTTTCATCCTCCTGATTGCCTTGGTGCTTAGTACGTTCGGCCCGCTGGCCGCCCAGGATAACCGCGAAATACAGGGAACCGTACGGGAAAAAGTCGGTCAGGTTGCCCTGCCGGGTGTCAATGTGGTGATTAAAGGAACCAGTCGGGGCACCAGCACAAATGCCGAGGGTGGGTTCTCCCTCAACGCCAAGCCAGAAGACGTTCTTATATTCTCGTTTATCGGTTACGTTAGCCAGGAAGTAGCCGTCGGTAACCAGACAACCATCAATATTGAATTAAATACCGACGTACAGGCGCTAAACGAAATTGTGGTGACAGGGTATTCGGCGCAGCGCAAGAAAGACATTACGGGTTCGGTGGCGATTGTCGACATGAAAGCCGTCAAATCCGTGCCCGCGGGCTCGGCGGTTCAGGCGCTTCAGGGCCAGGCATCGGGGGTCAACGTCATTAGCTCGGGCGTACCGGGGGCCAACAGCCGCATTTTTGTACGGGGAGTCACGTCCTTTGGCGATACCCAGCCGCTGGTGATTGTCGACGGTATTCAGGCGGATTTAAACAACATCAGCGCCGACGATGTCGAGTCCATCCAGGTTCTGAAAGATGCCGGTGCTGCGGCCATTTACGGGGTGCGGGGTGCCAACGGGGTAATTGTGGTTACGACGAAAAAAGGGAAATCCGGTCGCCCAACCGTTACCTACGATGCTTATTACGGCACCCAACGCCCCCTGCCGGGTAATCCGTTTGACCTCCTGAACGCCCAGGACTTCATGAAGGTGGTGCAGATTGCCACGCCCAACAATCCGATTTTTGCCAACGGAATGCCCGATTATCTGTATGCCGGTCCGGGGGTGGCCGGGGTCGCCAAGGCCGGGGACCCCGCCGTCGATCCCGCCAAATACAGCTTCGATCCCATCAACACCGCCAATAATTACCTGATTCAGCAAGTCAACAAAACCGGCACCGACTGGTTTCACGAGCTTTTCAAACCGGCTCCGATGACTAACCATACGCTCACGGCCAGCGGAGGGACCGAAAAATCCAACTACCTGTTTTCCTTCAATTACATTAACCAGCAGGGCACGCTGATCGAAACATATCTGAAACGGTATTCGGCCCGGATCAATACCGGCTTTAAAATCGGCGATCACATCCGCATCGGGGAAAACGCCAACGTCTACTACCGCCAAAGCCCAAGCTTCGGCAACCAGGCCGAGTTTGGCAACCTCTCAGCCGTTTACAAAATGATGCCGATCATTCCGGTCTACGACATCAGGGGCAACTACGGCGGAACGTTCGCCGGACCGTCGCTGGGCAGTAACCAGAACCCGGTGGCTATGCAGCACCGGACCCGCAATAACCGCGACCATTCCTGGAATATCGTTGGGAATATGTACGCCGAGGTGGATTTTCTCAAGCATTTTACCGCGCGCACAAGCTTCGGCGGCACCGTCACCAACGCCTACAACCAGGCGTTTAGCTTTACTCAGTACGACAACAAGCAGGGCAACAGTTCCCCAAACAGCTACAGCGAAAGTTCCAGCTACAGCAGCACGCTGATGTGGACCAATACGCTGAATTACAGCAACCTGTTCGGAAAACACAACCTTCAGGTGCTGGCCGGTTCGGAGATTGTCAAAAATACGGGCCGGGGCGTCGGTGGGAGTTCACAGGGCTTTTTTGCCACCGATTACAATTACCTCGTCCTGGGAAACGGCACCGCCGGGGTGACCAACTTCAGCAACGCCTTTGTGAACAGTTTGTATTCACTGTTTGCCCGGGTCGATTACGCCTTTGACGACAAATACCTCGTCGGGGCTACCATTCGCCGGGACGGTTCCTCGCGCTTCGGTTCCGACATGCGGTTTGGGGTTTTTCCATCGGTTTCGCTCGGCTGGCGCGTTACCGGCGAGCCGTTCATGAAAGACATTTCCTGGCTGAACGAGCTAAAGCTGCGGGGCAGTTACGGAGTCCTGGGTTCGCAAAATAACGTTAGCCCGGAAAACGCCTTTAGTCTGTACGGGGGTGGGTACGGCAATGCTTATTACGACATCGGCGGAACCAGCAACAGCGTCCGGCAGGGCTTTATCCAAACCCGGATTGGCAACTCCCGGACCGGCTGGGAAGAAAACGTTGTATCGAACGTCGGCTTCGACGCTACCTTCCTGAACAACAAACTGGATGTGTCGGTGGAATACTACCGCAAGTCGGTCAACGGTTTGTTGTTTACGCAGCCGCTGCCCGCAACCGTGGGTGGAGCTACGGCGCCCGTGGTCAACATCGGCGACATTCGGAATACGGGGCTGGACGCGTCGGTAACGTTCCGGGGGCGCATCGCCAATGACCTACAATTTTCCGTCGGAACCAACATCACCACGTATAAAAACGTGGCGGTCGAAATTCCGAATCCCGGTTACTTTGATGTGGCCAGTTTGCAGGGCATGGGCACATTGGTCCGCAACCAGAAAGGTCAGCCGGTTAGTTCGTTCTATGGGTATGACGTAATGGGGCTCTTTAATTCGGAACAGGAGGTGGCCGAAGCACCCGCCCAGAGTGGGGCGGCTCCGGGCCGTTTTCGGTACCGCGATGTCAACGGCGACGGGGCCATTACGCCCGAGGACCGGACGTTTCTGGGCAGCCCGAACCCGGATTTTACCTACGGCCTGAACCTCGGCCTGAACTACAAAGGCTTCGATTTTTCAACCATTTTCTACGGTTCGCAGGGCAACGAAATCATCAATACCATCCGTTCGTACACCCATTTTTACGCCGGTTACATCGGTAATAAAAGCAACGTCTTACTAAATGCCTGGACGCCGGAGAACACCAACACCACCGTACCCAAAATTGAAACCGGAACGTCGCTGAGCACCTCGGGCGCCCTCAACTCCTACTTTGTTGAGGATGGCTCATACCTGCGGCTGCGGTCGCTGATTCTGGGCTATACCCTCAAACCGTCGGGATTGCAGAAGGTGGGTATCAACAAATTGCGGGTTTACGGGCAGGCGGCCAATCTGTTTACCATCACCAATTATACCGGTCTGGACCCTGAGTTGGGCGGCAGCAGTTCCAACTTCGGCATCGACTATGGTAATTATCCCAACAACCAGCGGACGTTCCTGCTGGGCGTCAACCTCTCGTTCTGA
- a CDS encoding RagB/SusD family nutrient uptake outer membrane protein produces the protein MKSYSFKLILTGLIVFFSACKNEFLEEEPIGSINENTLASRAGINGVLVGAYSLLDGVGATGGGIWSSPTVMASVASDDAHVGTEPNGLLASYEAYTHDPTTSATNERWQFLYAAVQRANDVLRLLPKVAGLSADEVTQLQAEARFLRAVYHLDAAKLWRNVPFVDETVTYDAGNYNVSNTEPIWPKIEADLQFAADNLTPTKADVGRANQWAARAFLAKVYLFQHKYTEAKPLLADIIANGTTANGKKYALAEQYFDNFRTDKKHGPEAVFTVQMSVYDRANGANGNGADMYNGPFGGPPSCCYGWLQPSFDLVNAYQTDPNTGLPLMDTYSQTPVKNDQGLSSSAPFTPHTGTLDARLDWVVGRRGIPYLDWGLHPGMAWIRQQNTGGPYSVIKNIAWQARIATDRENANTNNPYNMIRFADVLLWAAEVEVEVGSLAQAEAYVNQIRARAANPAGFVRKYIDNAAPLKGFTNEPAANYKVGLYTGQFVQKGQEFARQAVRFERRLELALEHHRFFDLQRYDKGSGFMATLLNKYLNYEAAVPNYFNQDYMKGAFFTKGKNELYPIPQAQIDLSMKDGQATLKQNPGY, from the coding sequence ATGAAAAGCTATTCCTTTAAACTGATTCTGACAGGCTTAATCGTGTTTTTTTCGGCCTGCAAAAACGAATTTCTCGAAGAAGAACCCATTGGTTCCATCAACGAAAACACCCTGGCGAGTCGCGCCGGCATCAACGGAGTGCTGGTGGGAGCTTACTCCCTGCTCGACGGGGTGGGGGCGACGGGCGGGGGCATCTGGAGCAGCCCGACCGTTATGGCCAGCGTAGCTTCCGACGATGCGCACGTTGGCACCGAACCCAACGGCTTGCTGGCGTCCTACGAAGCCTACACCCACGACCCGACCACCTCCGCCACCAACGAACGCTGGCAGTTTCTGTACGCGGCCGTTCAGCGCGCCAATGATGTGTTGCGGTTGTTGCCGAAAGTGGCCGGTTTGTCGGCCGATGAAGTTACGCAGCTTCAGGCCGAAGCCCGGTTTTTGCGGGCGGTTTACCACCTGGACGCGGCCAAATTGTGGCGAAATGTGCCTTTTGTGGATGAAACCGTTACCTACGACGCCGGTAATTACAACGTCAGCAACACGGAGCCGATCTGGCCGAAAATTGAAGCGGATTTGCAGTTTGCTGCCGACAACCTGACGCCCACCAAGGCCGATGTAGGGCGGGCCAACCAATGGGCGGCCAGGGCGTTTCTGGCAAAAGTCTATTTGTTTCAGCACAAATACACCGAAGCCAAACCGCTGCTGGCCGACATCATTGCCAACGGAACAACCGCCAACGGCAAGAAGTACGCCCTGGCCGAACAGTATTTCGACAACTTCCGCACCGACAAAAAACACGGTCCCGAAGCAGTTTTTACCGTGCAGATGTCGGTGTATGACCGGGCCAACGGCGCCAACGGCAACGGGGCCGATATGTACAACGGGCCGTTCGGCGGGCCGCCTTCCTGCTGTTACGGTTGGTTGCAGCCCTCGTTTGATCTGGTCAATGCCTACCAGACCGATCCAAACACGGGGCTGCCGCTGATGGACACCTACAGCCAGACGCCCGTCAAAAACGATCAGGGCCTTTCTTCTTCGGCTCCTTTCACGCCCCATACCGGTACGCTGGACGCCCGACTCGACTGGGTGGTCGGTCGGCGCGGCATTCCGTACCTCGACTGGGGGCTGCACCCGGGCATGGCCTGGATTCGGCAGCAGAATACGGGCGGTCCTTATAGCGTCATCAAAAACATTGCCTGGCAGGCCCGCATTGCGACCGATCGGGAAAATGCCAATACCAACAACCCGTACAACATGATCCGGTTTGCGGACGTGCTGCTCTGGGCGGCCGAAGTCGAAGTGGAGGTTGGAAGTCTGGCTCAGGCTGAAGCGTATGTTAACCAAATTCGGGCGCGGGCGGCCAATCCGGCGGGGTTTGTCAGGAAATACATCGACAATGCCGCCCCGTTGAAAGGCTTTACAAACGAACCGGCCGCCAATTACAAAGTGGGTCTTTACACCGGTCAGTTTGTGCAGAAAGGGCAGGAATTTGCCCGTCAGGCGGTTCGATTTGAACGGCGTCTGGAGCTGGCGCTGGAACACCACCGGTTTTTTGACCTGCAACGCTACGACAAAGGCAGCGGTTTCATGGCGACTCTGCTGAACAAATACCTGAACTACGAAGCCGCCGTACCCAATTATTTTAACCAGGATTACATGAAAGGTGCTTTCTTCACCAAAGGAAAAAATGAACTGTACCCGATTCCGCAGGCTCAGATTGACCTGAGCATGAAAGATGGCCAGGCAACGCTGAAACAAAACCCAGGCTATTAA
- a CDS encoding Gfo/Idh/MocA family protein, whose amino-acid sequence MKTSNTPPTPASPEQDAQTRRSFLRSAGLGATALGLLPMACSTGKQPAQSTAGKQPIQGFERTQEASTAKKWTPVSDRKVRVGIVGYGLCKFGAEFGFQNHPNVEIVAVSDLFPDRCEQLAKACRCSKTYPSLEELVKDDRIEAVFIATDAPSHAKQAILALQHGKHVASAVPAVFGSLEEADQLYEAVKTSGKKYMMFETSCFHEDLYAMRQIYNAGGLGKLVYSEGEYYHYMDDPLPSYKEWRVGLPPQYYPTHSNAYYIGVTGGSFTEVSCLGIPSIVNQLKPANNRYQNPFGSEIALFRTSEGGMSRMAVSWDTPGDHGERGRIRGQKGSFYGRYEGLEKALPDLIRPALPPGVDAGGHGGSHGRLTDEFITAILQDRQPLVDIAMALNLTVSGIVAHQSAMKSGETLKIPQYKILS is encoded by the coding sequence ATGAAAACCTCCAACACCCCTCCAACCCCCGCTTCGCCCGAACAGGACGCCCAGACCCGACGCTCGTTTCTGCGTTCGGCGGGCCTGGGCGCCACGGCCCTGGGTTTGCTTCCCATGGCCTGTTCGACCGGAAAACAACCCGCTCAGTCCACCGCCGGAAAACAACCCATTCAGGGCTTCGAACGGACGCAGGAAGCCAGCACCGCTAAAAAGTGGACCCCCGTCTCGGACCGCAAAGTTCGCGTCGGTATTGTTGGCTACGGCCTGTGTAAATTCGGGGCCGAGTTTGGCTTTCAGAACCACCCGAACGTCGAGATTGTGGCCGTCAGCGATCTTTTCCCGGATCGCTGCGAACAACTGGCCAAAGCCTGCCGCTGTTCCAAAACGTACCCGTCGCTGGAAGAGCTGGTCAAGGACGACCGTATTGAAGCGGTTTTCATTGCCACCGACGCCCCCAGCCACGCCAAACAAGCCATCCTGGCCCTGCAACACGGCAAGCACGTGGCCTCGGCGGTTCCGGCCGTGTTCGGTTCCCTGGAAGAAGCCGATCAGTTGTACGAAGCCGTGAAAACCAGCGGGAAAAAGTACATGATGTTCGAAACGTCCTGCTTCCACGAGGATCTGTACGCCATGCGCCAGATTTACAATGCGGGCGGGTTGGGGAAGCTCGTGTATTCCGAAGGAGAGTATTACCACTACATGGATGATCCGCTGCCGTCGTACAAAGAATGGCGCGTCGGTTTGCCCCCGCAATACTACCCAACCCATTCCAACGCCTACTACATCGGCGTTACGGGCGGCAGTTTTACCGAAGTTTCCTGTTTGGGGATACCCAGCATTGTCAACCAGCTCAAACCGGCCAACAATCGCTACCAAAATCCTTTTGGCTCCGAAATCGCCCTGTTCCGCACCAGCGAAGGGGGCATGTCGCGGATGGCTGTGAGTTGGGACACGCCCGGCGACCACGGCGAACGGGGCCGGATTCGCGGGCAGAAAGGTTCATTCTACGGGCGTTACGAAGGGCTGGAAAAAGCGCTGCCCGATCTGATTCGTCCGGCGCTGCCCCCCGGTGTTGACGCCGGAGGACACGGCGGCTCCCACGGTCGACTGACGGACGAGTTCATTACGGCCATCTTGCAGGACCGGCAGCCGCTCGTAGACATCGCCATGGCCCTGAACCTGACGGTTTCGGGAATTGTCGCCCACCAGTCAGCAATGAAAAGCGGGGAGACGTTGAAAATTCCACAGTACAAAATCCTATCCTAA
- a CDS encoding Gfo/Idh/MocA family protein, producing the protein MNHPTTKHFLKRREFLNKAGLSAAALSVAPRFAFAAPSAQDRKVRVGIVGGRFGLGFYFHEHPNCIVEAVSDLLPDRRAALMKTYKCSKSYESLDKLLRDPKVEAVFLATPAPDHANHVLASLKAGKHVLCAVPAALTLDDCAKLRDEVKRSGLTYMMAETTTYRQSTISVKKMYQEGKFGTIFSAAAEYNHPGLEVLYFENGKATWRHGLPPMLYPTHCTAFLIAVTGERLTHVSGMGWGDDSPVLKGNPYKNPFWNETAFFKTNRGTPFRVEVNWRGALRNAERGEWRGEKMSFYMPQNETGDSTIVRVADKLGRDDGGFQNKENTVETFKQPLWWETDWLPAPLRHNSGHGGSHTFITHEFIDAIVKNRQPEVNIHEALAYTAPGIVAHESALKGGEYLKIPSFD; encoded by the coding sequence ATGAATCACCCTACAACAAAACACTTCCTGAAGCGTCGTGAATTCCTCAACAAAGCTGGGTTGTCGGCGGCTGCGCTGTCGGTGGCACCCCGGTTTGCCTTTGCGGCTCCGTCGGCCCAGGACCGTAAAGTCCGGGTTGGCATTGTCGGCGGACGGTTTGGGCTGGGATTTTATTTTCACGAACACCCCAACTGCATCGTCGAAGCCGTCAGCGACCTGCTGCCCGACCGCCGGGCCGCGCTCATGAAAACCTACAAGTGTTCAAAGAGTTACGAGTCGCTCGACAAGCTGCTGCGTGACCCCAAGGTGGAAGCGGTTTTTCTGGCCACCCCGGCCCCCGATCACGCCAACCACGTTCTGGCGAGCCTGAAAGCGGGCAAGCACGTTTTGTGCGCGGTTCCGGCGGCTCTGACGCTGGACGATTGCGCCAAACTGCGGGATGAGGTCAAGCGGAGCGGCCTGACGTACATGATGGCCGAAACGACCACGTACCGGCAAAGTACGATTTCCGTCAAGAAAATGTACCAGGAGGGAAAGTTCGGAACCATCTTCAGCGCGGCCGCCGAATACAACCACCCGGGGCTGGAAGTCCTGTATTTTGAAAATGGCAAAGCGACCTGGCGGCACGGTTTACCGCCCATGCTCTACCCGACGCATTGCACCGCTTTCCTGATTGCGGTAACCGGCGAGCGCCTGACTCACGTCAGCGGCATGGGTTGGGGCGACGACAGCCCGGTGTTGAAGGGCAACCCTTACAAGAATCCGTTCTGGAACGAAACCGCGTTTTTCAAAACCAACCGGGGAACGCCGTTTCGGGTGGAAGTCAACTGGCGGGGGGCGCTGCGCAACGCCGAACGGGGCGAATGGCGGGGCGAAAAAATGAGCTTTTACATGCCCCAGAACGAAACGGGCGACTCCACCATCGTGCGGGTAGCCGATAAGCTGGGGCGCGACGACGGCGGTTTTCAAAACAAAGAAAACACCGTGGAAACGTTTAAACAGCCGCTCTGGTGGGAAACCGATTGGTTGCCGGCCCCCTTGCGGCACAACAGCGGCCACGGCGGATCGCACACGTTCATTACCCACGAGTTTATCGATGCCATCGTTAAAAACCGCCAGCCGGAAGTAAATATTCACGAGGCTCTGGCCTACACCGCGCCCGGCATTGTGGCCCACGAGTCGGCCCTGAAAGGCGGGGAGTACCTGAAAATTCCCAGCTTCGATTAA